A stretch of the Rhizomicrobium sp. genome encodes the following:
- a CDS encoding glucose 1-dehydrogenase: MTDLFSLAGKIAVITGGSRGLGREMVLAFARAGADVVIASRKLEACEAVAKEVEALGRRALPVAAHVGKWSDNDLLAEAAYARFGRIDILVNNAGMSPLAPSLSGTTEELFDKVIDVNFKGPFRLAALVGERMAAGAGGTIINLSSTAAFLPMPHTIPYGGAKAAVNAMTVALAKAFAPKVRVNCIAPGPFLTDVSAAWRDNEAAKHALGLKRFGEPHEIVGTALYLASDASSYTTGQVIRVDGGSW, encoded by the coding sequence ATGACCGATCTCTTCTCCCTCGCCGGAAAAATCGCCGTCATCACCGGAGGGTCGCGTGGCCTGGGGCGCGAGATGGTGCTGGCTTTCGCACGGGCCGGCGCGGATGTCGTGATCGCGAGCCGCAAGCTCGAGGCCTGCGAGGCGGTGGCGAAGGAGGTCGAGGCGCTCGGCCGGCGGGCGCTGCCGGTGGCGGCGCATGTGGGCAAATGGAGCGACAACGACCTGCTCGCTGAGGCCGCCTATGCGCGGTTCGGTCGGATCGACATCCTGGTGAACAATGCGGGCATGTCGCCTCTGGCACCGTCGCTCTCGGGCACGACCGAGGAACTGTTCGACAAGGTGATCGACGTGAACTTCAAGGGCCCGTTCCGCCTCGCCGCACTGGTCGGCGAGCGCATGGCGGCAGGCGCAGGCGGCACGATCATCAACCTGTCGAGCACCGCGGCCTTCCTGCCGATGCCGCACACCATTCCCTATGGCGGCGCCAAGGCGGCGGTGAACGCGATGACGGTCGCTCTCGCCAAGGCCTTCGCGCCCAAGGTGCGCGTCAACTGCATCGCGCCCGGCCCGTTCCTCACCGACGTCTCGGCTGCCTGGCGCGACAACGAAGCCGCCAAGCATGCGCTCGGCCTCAAACGTTTCGGCGAGCCGCATGAGATCGTCGGTACCGCGCTCTACC
- a CDS encoding catalase — translation MRLSRIFKLGVALAAVTAASGFAFAGDAAKETPLSMVEALHAAFGNHHARAVHTKGIVLEGTFTPSKEAKGLVKEPVFAGGTLPVIARFSDFAGVPTLPDNDDGAAPAGFAVKIKALNGDDFDIEANQHKDFIVSTFDEFAIFLRAVGATKPDSPHPNPVEQFLAANPHAKDFLGSLTYPISYAQAKYFGVNSVKFTNAKGQAAFVRYQFVPQAGEHYLTPAERKAASASYLGDELLARIAKGPIVFDLYAQIAIKGDKIEDPAIAWPDSRKRVKLGTFALTRLPADPGTAQRTLLFLPGQPHPGVEPADPMLVLRNSAYPISLGERQ, via the coding sequence ATGCGCCTGTCCCGGATATTCAAGCTTGGTGTCGCGCTGGCGGCCGTGACGGCCGCTTCCGGCTTTGCCTTTGCCGGCGATGCCGCCAAGGAAACCCCGCTCAGCATGGTCGAGGCGCTCCACGCCGCTTTCGGCAACCATCACGCGCGCGCGGTGCACACCAAGGGCATCGTCCTGGAAGGCACCTTCACCCCGTCCAAGGAGGCCAAAGGCCTCGTTAAGGAGCCGGTGTTCGCCGGCGGCACGCTGCCGGTGATCGCGCGCTTCTCCGACTTCGCGGGCGTGCCGACGCTGCCGGACAATGACGACGGCGCCGCGCCGGCGGGCTTTGCGGTGAAGATCAAGGCGCTGAACGGCGACGACTTCGACATCGAGGCGAACCAGCACAAGGACTTCATCGTCTCGACCTTCGACGAATTCGCCATCTTCCTGCGCGCCGTGGGCGCGACCAAGCCGGACTCGCCGCATCCCAATCCGGTGGAGCAGTTCCTCGCCGCCAACCCGCATGCCAAGGACTTCCTCGGCAGCCTGACCTATCCGATCTCCTATGCGCAGGCGAAGTATTTCGGCGTCAACTCGGTCAAGTTCACCAACGCCAAGGGCCAGGCCGCGTTCGTGCGCTATCAGTTCGTGCCGCAGGCCGGCGAGCATTACCTGACGCCGGCGGAGCGCAAGGCAGCGAGCGCCAGCTATCTCGGCGACGAGCTTCTCGCGCGCATCGCCAAAGGCCCGATCGTGTTCGACCTCTATGCCCAGATCGCCATCAAAGGCGACAAGATCGAAGACCCTGCCATCGCCTGGCCGGACAGCCGCAAGCGCGTCAAGCTCGGCACCTTCGCGCTGACCAGGCTTCCGGCCGATCCGGGGACGGCGCAGCGCACCCTGCTCTTCCTGCCCGGCCAGCCGCATCCGGGCGTCGAGCCGGCCGATCCGATGCTGGTGCTGCGCAACAGCGCCTATCCGATCTCGCTCGGCGAGCGGCAATAG
- a CDS encoding AraC family transcriptional regulator, giving the protein MTGQEFYGETFARRFGAPTAPAFVTRTLKKSAVAVTYLRQEQPTFELSDRPPVEDAFLVSLGWGHYPKFQLFENDRAVPSEPIVGGTITIYDLKEAPRIHVNSPLIGLHFHLPRGAFDSLADEAGVRRITGLNAARGRGIDDPVMRGLSMALMPAFETPEQASRLFVEHVTLAAAAHIAQTYGGMAIRAMKRGGLAPWQERRTMELIDAHLDGDLAPAAMAAECGLSASHFARAFRASTGMAPHQWLLRRRVEKAKAAMRETVLPLAEIAVRCGFADQSHFTRVFTRIAGTSPAAWRRAIRD; this is encoded by the coding sequence ATGACCGGCCAGGAGTTCTACGGCGAGACCTTCGCCAGGCGGTTCGGCGCTCCGACGGCGCCGGCCTTCGTCACCCGCACGCTCAAGAAGTCCGCCGTCGCCGTCACCTATCTGCGGCAGGAGCAGCCGACCTTCGAGCTCTCGGACCGGCCGCCGGTCGAGGATGCGTTTCTGGTCAGCCTGGGCTGGGGCCACTACCCGAAATTCCAGCTCTTCGAGAACGACCGCGCCGTCCCGAGCGAGCCCATCGTCGGCGGAACGATCACCATCTACGACCTCAAGGAGGCGCCCAGGATCCATGTGAACAGCCCGCTGATCGGGCTTCACTTCCACCTGCCGCGCGGGGCGTTCGATTCGCTGGCCGACGAGGCGGGCGTGCGGCGGATCACGGGCCTCAACGCGGCGCGTGGGCGCGGTATCGACGATCCCGTCATGCGCGGGCTCTCCATGGCGCTGATGCCGGCCTTCGAGACGCCGGAGCAGGCGAGCCGTCTCTTCGTCGAGCACGTCACGCTCGCCGCCGCGGCGCATATCGCGCAGACCTATGGCGGGATGGCGATCCGCGCGATGAAACGCGGCGGGCTCGCGCCGTGGCAGGAGCGCCGCACGATGGAGCTGATCGACGCGCATCTCGACGGCGATCTCGCGCCGGCCGCGATGGCGGCGGAATGCGGCCTCTCCGCCAGCCATTTCGCGCGCGCCTTCCGCGCCTCGACCGGGATGGCGCCGCACCAATGGCTGCTGCGCCGCCGGGTCGAAAAGGCGAAGGCCGCGATGCGCGAGACCGTCCTGCCGCTGGCCGAGATCGCCGTGCGCTGCGGCTTTGCCGATCAGAGCCATTTCACCCGCGTCTTCACGCGCATCGCCGGCACCTCGCCCGCTGCTTGGCGGCGGGCCATACGCGACTGA
- the rlmN gene encoding 23S rRNA (adenine(2503)-C(2))-methyltransferase RlmN: MTSVPLIGLSPDELQTALTAAGLPEKAASMRARQLWNWIYVHGVRDFAAMTNLAKDIRALLADNFTLARPEIVTEQISNDGTRKWLLRTGPGIAFETVFIPEPGRGTLCVSSQVGCTLNCRFCHTGTQKLVRNLTPAEIVGQVMVAKDSLADWPSTGPDRRVTNVVMMGMGEPLYNFDNVKAALAIVADGDALALSKRRVTLSTAGVVPMIPRAGSEIGSSLAISLHAVRDDVRDQIVPINKKYPLKALLDACRTYPGVSNARRITFEYVMLKGVNDSLPEARELVRLIRGIPAKINLIPFNPWPGAPYECSDWEQIEKFAEVVNRAGYASPVRTPRGRDIMAACGQLKSESVKLKAKDRMAELESAALQRMPG, encoded by the coding sequence ATGACCTCCGTTCCGCTCATCGGCCTCTCGCCGGACGAACTCCAGACCGCGCTGACCGCTGCCGGCCTGCCCGAGAAGGCCGCGTCGATGCGCGCCCGTCAGCTATGGAACTGGATCTACGTCCACGGCGTCCGGGACTTCGCGGCGATGACCAATCTCGCCAAGGACATCCGTGCCTTGCTGGCCGACAATTTCACCCTGGCGCGGCCCGAGATCGTCACCGAGCAGATATCGAACGACGGCACCCGCAAATGGCTGCTGCGCACCGGTCCGGGGATCGCGTTCGAGACCGTGTTCATCCCTGAACCCGGCCGGGGCACGTTATGCGTCTCGTCGCAGGTCGGCTGCACCCTCAACTGCCGCTTCTGCCACACCGGCACCCAGAAGCTGGTGCGCAATCTCACGCCGGCCGAGATCGTCGGCCAGGTGATGGTCGCCAAGGATTCGCTCGCCGACTGGCCGAGCACCGGGCCGGACCGCCGCGTCACCAATGTCGTGATGATGGGCATGGGCGAGCCGCTCTACAATTTCGACAACGTCAAGGCGGCGCTCGCCATCGTCGCGGACGGCGACGCGCTGGCGCTCAGCAAGCGGCGCGTGACGCTCTCCACCGCGGGCGTGGTCCCGATGATCCCGCGCGCCGGCTCGGAGATCGGCTCGTCGCTGGCGATCTCGCTGCATGCGGTGCGCGACGATGTCCGCGACCAGATCGTGCCGATCAACAAGAAATACCCGCTGAAGGCGCTGCTCGACGCCTGCCGCACCTATCCCGGCGTCTCCAACGCCCGCCGAATCACGTTCGAGTATGTGATGCTCAAGGGCGTGAACGACAGTCTGCCGGAGGCCCGCGAGCTGGTGCGCCTGATCCGCGGCATCCCCGCGAAGATCAACCTGATCCCGTTCAACCCCTGGCCGGGCGCGCCTTACGAGTGTTCGGACTGGGAGCAGATCGAGAAATTCGCCGAGGTCGTCAACCGCGCCGGCTATGCCTCGCCCGTGCGCACGCCGCGCGGCCGGGACATCATGGCGGCCTGTGGCCAGCTCAAGAGCGAAAGCGTCAAGCTGAAGGCGAAGGACCGCATGGCCGAGCTGGAAAGCGCGGCGCTGCAGCGGATGCCAGGCTGA
- a CDS encoding 2-hydroxychromene-2-carboxylate isomerase produces MAVKCEFLFDFGSPNAFFAHRVLPEIEGRTGAQFDYVPVLLGGIFKATGNQSPVQAYGHIANKMAYDQLETRRFIARHKIADFQFNPFFPVNTLNLMRMAVAAQNEGILPRYMEAVFRHMWIAPRKMDDPEVVRAALAESGLDPALLDRGQAPDVKAKLMSNTAAAVARGAFGIPTFFVGDEMFFGKDRLRDVEEAIVAAG; encoded by the coding sequence ATGGCGGTCAAATGCGAATTCCTTTTCGACTTCGGCAGCCCCAATGCGTTCTTCGCGCATCGCGTGCTGCCGGAGATCGAGGGGCGCACCGGCGCGCAATTCGACTATGTGCCCGTCCTGCTGGGCGGCATCTTCAAGGCGACCGGCAACCAGTCGCCGGTGCAGGCTTACGGCCATATCGCCAACAAGATGGCCTATGACCAGCTCGAGACGCGGCGCTTCATCGCCCGCCACAAGATCGCGGATTTCCAGTTCAATCCGTTCTTCCCGGTCAACACGCTGAACCTGATGCGCATGGCGGTCGCGGCGCAGAACGAAGGCATCCTGCCGCGCTACATGGAGGCCGTCTTCCGCCACATGTGGATCGCGCCCAGGAAGATGGACGATCCCGAGGTCGTCCGTGCGGCCCTCGCCGAATCCGGACTCGACCCCGCATTGCTGGACCGCGGCCAAGCGCCCGACGTGAAAGCCAAGCTGATGTCCAACACCGCGGCCGCGGTGGCGCGGGGCGCTTTCGGCATTCCGACCTTCTTCGTCGGGGACGAGATGTTCTTCGGCAAGGATCGTCTGCGCGACGTCGAGGAGGCGATTGTCGCGGCCGGTTAA
- a CDS encoding SDR family oxidoreductase, translated as MSARHATAAVIGAGDYIGSAIARRFAAEGYTVFAGRRTADKLAQLKASIESGGGRCEARALDARKEEDVAAFLNEADAYAPLEVCVFNPGANVNFPILETTERVFRKVWEMACYGGFLTGREAARLMLPRGKGTILFTGATASLRGGKGYAAFASAKFGLRAVAQSMARELGPQNIHVAHLIIDAGVDTAFVRDRIRARGGEDAVAAIEPDQLMDPDSIAEAYWYLHSQARDGWTHELDIRPYRETW; from the coding sequence ATGTCCGCCCGCCACGCCACTGCCGCCGTCATCGGCGCCGGCGATTACATCGGCTCCGCCATCGCCCGGAGATTCGCCGCCGAGGGCTACACCGTCTTCGCCGGCCGGCGCACTGCCGACAAGCTGGCGCAGCTCAAAGCCAGCATCGAATCCGGCGGCGGCCGCTGCGAGGCGCGTGCGCTCGACGCCCGCAAGGAAGAGGACGTCGCCGCCTTCCTGAACGAGGCGGATGCCTATGCGCCGCTCGAAGTCTGCGTTTTCAATCCCGGCGCGAACGTGAACTTCCCGATCCTCGAAACCACCGAGCGCGTCTTCCGCAAGGTGTGGGAGATGGCCTGCTATGGCGGCTTCCTCACGGGGCGCGAGGCGGCGCGTCTGATGCTGCCGCGCGGAAAGGGCACCATCCTCTTCACCGGCGCGACCGCCAGCCTGCGCGGCGGCAAGGGCTATGCGGCCTTCGCCTCGGCCAAATTCGGTCTGCGCGCCGTGGCGCAGAGCATGGCGCGCGAGCTCGGGCCGCAGAACATCCATGTCGCGCATCTCATCATCGATGCCGGCGTCGACACCGCCTTCGTGCGCGACCGCATCCGGGCACGCGGCGGTGAGGACGCCGTCGCCGCGATCGAACCCGACCAGCTCATGGATCCGGACTCCATCGCCGAGGCCTATTGGTATCTCCACAGCCAGGCGCGCGACGGCTGGACCCATGAACTGGACATCCGGCCTTACAGGGAGACGTGGTGA
- a CDS encoding ABC transporter permease: MTINWIGLWTMVRREIQRLARVPIQAVVAPLISALLFIFIFGFVVGGSIRSIGGYRYLEFVLPGVVMMNVISASFLQSTSQIYFQRFQKSIEEILVSPLSYVEMIAGAVSIVILRSVFTALGIMLIGMAFGAVHMHSLPEFLFWVVFVSMIFGFLGIIVALWAKTFEQLNVLMVFFIQPLSMVGGVFNTVEMLPPWLRWLAYGNPLFYFINGLRHSMIGFSEGYEAFGAAFTVALAAILGAIVWRLYAVGWGLRE, from the coding sequence ATGACGATCAACTGGATCGGCTTGTGGACCATGGTCCGGCGCGAGATCCAGCGTCTGGCGCGCGTGCCGATTCAGGCCGTCGTCGCGCCGCTGATTTCGGCGCTGCTGTTCATCTTCATCTTCGGTTTCGTGGTCGGCGGCAGCATCCGCAGCATCGGCGGCTATCGCTATCTGGAGTTCGTCCTGCCGGGCGTGGTGATGATGAACGTCATCAGCGCCTCGTTCCTGCAATCGACCTCGCAGATCTATTTCCAGCGCTTCCAGAAGAGCATCGAGGAGATCCTCGTCTCGCCGCTGTCCTATGTCGAGATGATCGCGGGCGCGGTCAGCATCGTGATCCTGCGCTCGGTCTTCACCGCGCTCGGCATCATGCTCATCGGCATGGCGTTCGGCGCGGTGCACATGCACTCGCTTCCCGAATTCCTGTTCTGGGTGGTATTCGTCTCGATGATCTTCGGATTCCTCGGCATCATCGTGGCGCTGTGGGCCAAGACCTTCGAGCAGCTCAACGTGCTGATGGTGTTCTTCATCCAGCCCCTCTCGATGGTCGGCGGCGTGTTCAACACGGTCGAGATGCTGCCGCCCTGGCTGCGCTGGCTGGCCTATGGCAATCCGCTGTTCTACTTCATCAATGGCCTGCGCCATTCGATGATCGGCTTCTCGGAAGGCTACGAGGCCTTCGGTGCCGCGTTCACGGTCGCGCTTGCCGCGATCCTCGGCGCGATCGTCTGGCGGCTTTATGCCGTGGGCTGGGGATTGCGGGAATAG
- a CDS encoding ABC transporter ATP-binding protein — protein sequence MTPALEISHLRKVYRGGTVAVEDVSLTVQPGDFFGFLGPNGAGKSTTIHCITGISNPSSGTIRIFGVDAVADYRKARTMVGLSPQEFNVDQFATGRNIVDWMGGYFGIPKAVRKKRTDMLIERFDLVPHADKPFRELSGGLKRRVILARALINDPQLLILDEPTAGVDVELRMDLWRYLQELNRDGKTILLTSHYLEEIERLCRTIAIVAKGRIVRHGPKEEFFTEPGGLERAYLAATGRTADHVAAGAR from the coding sequence ATGACCCCCGCCCTCGAAATCTCCCATCTCCGCAAGGTCTATCGCGGCGGCACCGTCGCCGTCGAGGACGTTTCCCTGACCGTCCAGCCGGGCGACTTCTTCGGCTTTCTGGGTCCCAATGGCGCCGGCAAGTCCACGACCATTCACTGCATCACGGGCATCTCGAATCCGAGTTCGGGCACGATCCGGATCTTCGGGGTCGATGCCGTGGCCGATTACCGCAAGGCCCGCACCATGGTCGGGCTCAGCCCGCAGGAATTCAACGTCGACCAGTTCGCCACCGGACGGAACATCGTCGACTGGATGGGCGGCTATTTCGGCATCCCCAAGGCGGTGCGCAAGAAGCGCACCGACATGCTGATCGAGCGTTTCGATCTGGTGCCGCATGCCGACAAGCCGTTCCGGGAGCTCTCCGGGGGCCTCAAGCGCCGCGTCATCCTGGCCCGCGCCCTGATCAACGATCCGCAGCTGCTGATCCTCGACGAGCCGACCGCCGGCGTCGACGTCGAGCTGCGCATGGATCTGTGGCGCTATCTCCAGGAACTCAATCGCGACGGCAAGACCATCCTGCTCACCTCGCACTATCTCGAAGAGATCGAGCGGCTGTGCCGCACCATCGCGATCGTCGCCAAGGGGCGCATCGTACGCCACGGCCCCAAGGAGGAGTTCTTCACCGAGCCCGGCGGGCTGGAGCGCGCCTATCTCGCGGCGACCGGCCGGACCGCGGACCATGTCGCGGCAGGCGCCCGATGA
- a CDS encoding RNA methyltransferase: MRGYFAAGVDGISKPMNLGNLMRISNAFGASFFFTINAQVRLADAQSDTSRTDGAIPLYSYKDAGEFRLPTGCRLVGVEITDDAVELPRFRHPQRAAYVFGAERMSLSPEILSRCEFVVKIPTRFSINVGMAGAIVLYDRLISLGGYGSRPIAPGREPPDIPPAHKWGAPIVRSRK; encoded by the coding sequence ATGCGCGGCTATTTCGCAGCGGGAGTCGACGGCATCTCCAAGCCGATGAATCTCGGCAACCTGATGCGCATCTCGAATGCGTTCGGCGCCAGCTTCTTCTTCACCATCAACGCCCAGGTGCGGCTCGCCGACGCGCAATCCGACACCTCCCGCACCGACGGCGCCATCCCGCTCTACAGCTACAAGGACGCCGGCGAGTTCCGTCTGCCCACCGGCTGCCGCCTGGTCGGGGTGGAGATCACCGACGATGCGGTCGAGCTGCCGCGCTTCCGGCATCCGCAGCGCGCCGCCTATGTCTTCGGGGCCGAGCGGATGTCGCTCTCGCCGGAAATCTTGTCGCGTTGCGAATTCGTGGTGAAGATTCCGACCCGCTTTTCCATAAATGTCGGGATGGCGGGCGCCATCGTGCTTTACGACCGTCTGATCAGCCTGGGCGGCTATGGCAGCCGGCCGATCGCGCCCGGCCGCGAGCCGCCCGACATTCCGCCGGCGCATAAATGGGGCGCGCCCATCGTCCGTTCAAGAAAGTGA
- a CDS encoding asparaginase, translating to MANPVLVEVTRGDLVESVHRGSVAIVDASGGLKLALGEVESPVYSRSSLKPMQAMVLVESGAAEAFGLGDESIALACASHSGEPMHTGRVAAWLARIGLGESDLACGAHPPRYEPVAEAMIRDGIKPTRIHNNCSGKHSGFLTVARHWDVATQGYERFEHPVQQAVAAVLRDLSGAGEMAWGVDGCAAPNFATSLTEFARAASRMASGAGLAKPRADAAQHILGAMARHPELMSGTDRACAILIRSSGGRAVVKTGAEGFFGGWIPELGLGIAIKIDDGAGRGAETVIAAVLEQLGLLGDAPQARALLRAPVTNTRGAVVGERRPAAALAAMRIG from the coding sequence ATGGCAAATCCCGTTCTCGTCGAAGTGACAAGGGGCGACCTGGTCGAGAGCGTGCACCGCGGCTCGGTCGCGATCGTGGACGCGTCGGGCGGGCTCAAGCTCGCGCTGGGCGAGGTCGAGTCGCCGGTCTATTCGCGCTCCTCGCTCAAGCCGATGCAGGCGATGGTGCTGGTCGAATCCGGCGCCGCCGAAGCGTTCGGCCTGGGCGACGAGAGCATCGCGCTCGCCTGCGCCTCGCATTCCGGCGAGCCGATGCATACCGGGCGCGTGGCGGCGTGGCTGGCGCGAATCGGGCTCGGCGAATCCGATCTCGCCTGCGGGGCGCATCCGCCGCGCTACGAGCCGGTCGCCGAGGCGATGATCCGCGACGGCATCAAGCCGACCCGCATCCACAACAATTGCTCCGGCAAGCATTCGGGCTTCCTCACCGTGGCGCGGCACTGGGACGTGGCGACGCAAGGCTATGAGCGCTTCGAACATCCGGTGCAGCAGGCGGTCGCGGCGGTGCTGCGCGATCTGTCGGGTGCGGGCGAGATGGCGTGGGGCGTCGACGGCTGCGCGGCGCCGAATTTCGCGACCTCGCTCACCGAATTCGCACGCGCCGCATCGCGGATGGCGTCCGGAGCCGGTCTTGCGAAGCCGCGCGCCGACGCGGCGCAACACATCCTCGGGGCGATGGCGCGGCATCCCGAGCTGATGTCCGGGACGGACCGCGCCTGCGCGATCCTGATCCGCTCGAGCGGCGGGCGCGCCGTGGTCAAGACCGGCGCCGAGGGCTTCTTCGGCGGCTGGATCCCGGAGCTGGGACTCGGCATCGCGATCAAGATCGATGATGGCGCGGGCCGCGGAGCGGAGACCGTCATCGCGGCCGTGCTGGAGCAGCTGGGCCTGCTCGGCGATGCGCCCCAGGCGCGCGCCCTGCTGCGTGCGCCGGTGACGAATACGCGCGGCGCGGTCGTCGGCGAGCGCCGACCCGCCGCGGCGCTTGCCGCCATGCGGATCGGCTGA
- a CDS encoding DUF6491 family protein, with translation MRKLLLIVAATATLAGTPALAARPGICIRHDDIRNWTALDDKRVVLENYHHQKALLTLIGTCSDLRFHEALEIRSPGAMGLSCIETGDTIVTRGFGTRGRCAITSVTPYAGPVTDKHHDADNHDGAHPADGH, from the coding sequence ATGCGTAAATTGCTGTTGATTGTCGCGGCGACCGCGACGCTGGCCGGTACGCCCGCCCTGGCGGCGCGTCCGGGGATCTGCATCCGCCATGACGATATCCGCAACTGGACGGCGCTGGACGACAAGCGGGTCGTGCTCGAGAACTATCATCACCAGAAAGCGCTGCTGACCCTGATCGGCACCTGTTCCGATCTCAGATTCCACGAGGCGCTGGAGATTCGCTCCCCTGGCGCCATGGGTCTCAGCTGCATCGAAACCGGCGATACCATCGTGACGCGCGGGTTTGGCACGCGCGGCCGCTGTGCGATCACCTCGGTGACCCCTTATGCGGGGCCGGTGACGGACAAGCATCATGATGCCGACAACCACGATGGCGCCCACCCCGCCGACGGCCACTGA
- a CDS encoding NADPH:quinone oxidoreductase family protein — protein MKAMLCTHYGPPEEMELRDLPSPVPGKNQVLIAVKACGVNFPDVLMLADKYQFKPALPFPPGGEVAGVVKALGEDAIGLKVGDRVAVSVGNGGFAEEVLADARRCIPVPDNVGFEVASAFIVTYGTSYHALKDRARLKAGEHLVVLGAAGGVGLSAVELGVAMGAKVIAGASTQEKVDLAIKHGASAGFVYPRLPLSRDQQKAISDKIKELTGGQGADVLYDPIGDQYAEPALRAMNWEGRYLVIGFAAGEIPKIPLNLTLLKGCDVLGVFWGAFTGRNPKAANDALREILQMISEGRLKPDVSATFPLAEAGKSIRMLMDRKAMGKVVVTM, from the coding sequence ATGAAAGCCATGCTGTGCACGCATTATGGGCCGCCGGAGGAGATGGAGCTGCGCGACCTGCCCTCGCCCGTACCCGGCAAGAATCAGGTCTTGATCGCGGTGAAAGCCTGCGGCGTGAATTTTCCCGACGTGCTGATGCTGGCCGACAAATACCAGTTCAAGCCGGCCCTGCCCTTCCCGCCCGGCGGCGAAGTCGCGGGCGTCGTGAAGGCGCTGGGCGAGGACGCCATCGGCCTGAAGGTCGGCGACCGAGTCGCGGTGTCGGTCGGCAATGGCGGCTTCGCCGAGGAAGTTCTGGCGGACGCGCGCCGCTGCATCCCCGTGCCGGACAATGTGGGTTTCGAGGTCGCGAGCGCGTTCATCGTGACCTATGGCACGTCCTATCATGCGCTGAAGGACCGGGCGCGGCTGAAGGCCGGCGAACACCTGGTCGTGCTGGGCGCCGCGGGCGGCGTGGGGCTCTCGGCCGTCGAACTCGGCGTCGCGATGGGCGCCAAGGTGATCGCCGGCGCCTCGACCCAGGAAAAGGTCGATCTTGCCATCAAGCATGGGGCAAGCGCCGGATTTGTCTATCCCAGGCTGCCGCTGTCGCGCGACCAGCAGAAGGCGATCTCCGACAAGATCAAGGAACTGACCGGCGGCCAGGGTGCCGACGTCCTCTATGATCCGATCGGCGACCAATATGCCGAGCCGGCGCTGCGGGCGATGAATTGGGAAGGGCGCTATCTCGTGATCGGCTTCGCGGCCGGCGAAATCCCCAAGATTCCGCTCAATCTCACCCTCCTCAAGGGTTGCGACGTGCTGGGTGTCTTCTGGGGAGCCTTCACGGGACGCAATCCGAAGGCGGCGAACGACGCCCTGCGCGAAATCCTGCAGATGATCTCGGAGGGCAGGCTCAAGCCCGACGTGTCCGCGACCTTTCCGCTGGCCGAGGCCGGAAAGTCCATCCGCATGCTGATGGATCGAAAAGCCATGGGCAAAGTTGTGGTTACGATGTAG